Proteins encoded within one genomic window of Rossellomorea vietnamensis:
- a CDS encoding amidohydrolase, with protein sequence MKSLEQFMEEIAPVLTAFRRTLHQKPELGFTEYVTTYLLGKKLTDLGFTIHMGKEALESRDRMGVPPNEFLHLQEERSRLEGVEESWLDKMRGGHTGLVATLDTGQPGPHMAFRFDIDALPIRESTDPEHFPAKGNFSSSHDGVMHACGHDGHAAIGLGVATFLTQYKDQLSGKFTLLFQPAEEGGRGAKAMVKKGWLHQVDYFASGHIGIRNTKLGHVYATTNSFLASSKINVTYKGKAAHAGLEPEKGKNALLAAAAASIHLYTIPRHSDGASRINVGKLLAGAGRNIIADEAQLEMETRGETTTINQYMLNEALRILRASGELYGVETVIDVVGDTVEAECNRDWIQWLNEAAEASPFISEVHDVLPLKASEDVTYMINEVQKQGGSATFMVFGTELKNGHHHHAFDFEEGVLQVAVDAFARLILKRSHQKEEGTR encoded by the coding sequence ATGAAATCACTCGAACAGTTTATGGAAGAAATAGCCCCGGTTCTCACTGCTTTCAGGCGTACCTTACATCAAAAGCCGGAACTCGGCTTCACGGAATATGTCACTACCTATCTTCTTGGGAAAAAATTGACGGATCTCGGATTCACGATCCACATGGGAAAAGAAGCCTTGGAATCGAGGGACCGAATGGGAGTCCCTCCAAATGAATTCCTTCATCTACAAGAGGAGCGTTCCAGACTGGAAGGGGTGGAGGAAAGTTGGCTGGATAAAATGCGAGGGGGGCATACAGGGCTGGTCGCCACATTGGATACGGGTCAGCCCGGTCCTCATATGGCGTTCCGGTTCGATATCGATGCTTTGCCCATCAGGGAGTCTACTGACCCGGAACATTTTCCTGCAAAAGGGAATTTCAGCTCTTCCCATGATGGCGTCATGCATGCCTGCGGCCATGACGGACACGCGGCAATCGGCCTCGGTGTCGCCACTTTTTTAACTCAATACAAAGACCAGCTTTCCGGGAAGTTCACACTCCTCTTTCAACCGGCAGAGGAAGGAGGACGGGGAGCCAAGGCCATGGTGAAAAAAGGCTGGCTCCACCAAGTCGATTATTTTGCAAGCGGTCATATCGGGATCCGGAACACAAAGCTCGGTCACGTCTACGCGACAACAAACTCATTTCTGGCTTCTTCCAAAATCAATGTCACCTATAAAGGGAAAGCGGCACATGCCGGCCTCGAGCCTGAAAAAGGAAAAAATGCACTGCTTGCAGCAGCTGCTGCAAGCATTCATCTCTATACCATCCCGCGTCATTCCGATGGGGCATCAAGAATCAATGTCGGGAAGCTTCTAGCAGGAGCAGGACGAAACATCATTGCCGATGAAGCTCAGCTTGAAATGGAAACAAGGGGAGAAACGACAACAATCAATCAGTATATGTTGAATGAAGCACTGCGAATCCTCCGGGCATCCGGTGAACTGTATGGGGTGGAAACCGTCATCGATGTAGTAGGGGATACGGTGGAAGCAGAATGTAACAGAGACTGGATCCAGTGGCTGAACGAAGCTGCGGAGGCAAGCCCGTTCATCTCGGAAGTTCATGATGTCTTACCTTTAAAAGCATCAGAGGATGTCACGTACATGATCAACGAAGTACAGAAGCAGGGTGGAAGCGCAACGTTCATGGTGTTCGGGACAGAGTTGAAAAACGGCCATCATCATCACGCCTTCGATTTCGAAGAAGGGGTCCTGCAGGTGGCGGTCGATGCCTTCGCCCGTCTTATATTAAAACGATCTCACCAAAAAGAGGAGGGTACACGTTGA
- a CDS encoding AbgT family transporter — protein sequence MTNPNLETNPPQKEKGFLRFLGGIEKVGNKLPDPFMLFVYLSVFIVLFSWFISSLGVTVVHPKNGEVLAIKSLVSGEGLQYILTSMLDNFTGFAPLGLVLAMMLGIGLAEKVGLLETAIKKTVLNAPKGLITYAVIMVGIMGNLASDAAFVIIPPLAAMIFYTVGRHPLAGLAAGFSGVGAGFTANFIITGTDALLAGISTEAAKAFDVTVTPVDNWYFMITSVVFLTVVGAFVTEKIVEPRLGTYKGKVDKVLEEESPLEGKALRNATLSGLAFIVLLVVSVAWPDSPMRNEDGGLIPSTFLSGIIPITLLFFIIIGVAYGVTVKKIQSTRDIPKYMTEAMKDMGGYIVLIFAAAQFIAYFDWTNLGTWVAVSGANFLESIHMTGLAGIIGFVLLTALLNLLIFSGSAQWALEAPIFIPMFATLGYNPAFVQAAYRIADSSTNIITPMNPYIIVILAFMKEYDKKAGLGTLISLMLPYTIAFLSVWIVLLLAFALLGIPFGPGVGVYL from the coding sequence ATGACAAACCCGAATCTAGAAACGAATCCACCTCAAAAGGAGAAGGGATTTCTTCGCTTCTTAGGCGGAATTGAAAAGGTAGGGAATAAACTCCCCGACCCATTTATGCTTTTTGTGTACTTATCTGTTTTCATTGTATTATTCTCATGGTTTATATCGAGTTTAGGCGTTACGGTCGTACACCCGAAAAACGGGGAAGTACTGGCGATCAAGAGCCTGGTATCCGGAGAGGGTCTACAGTACATACTCACCTCCATGCTCGATAATTTCACCGGATTCGCACCGCTCGGCCTCGTACTTGCCATGATGCTTGGTATTGGACTTGCTGAAAAAGTGGGACTGCTTGAAACGGCCATCAAGAAAACCGTACTGAATGCTCCAAAAGGATTGATTACATATGCGGTCATCATGGTGGGGATCATGGGGAACCTGGCGTCGGATGCGGCGTTTGTCATTATCCCGCCACTTGCTGCCATGATTTTCTATACAGTGGGAAGACATCCACTGGCAGGACTTGCCGCAGGATTCTCAGGGGTAGGGGCCGGATTCACGGCAAACTTCATCATCACCGGAACCGATGCCCTCCTTGCAGGGATTTCAACCGAAGCGGCTAAAGCCTTCGATGTCACCGTGACCCCGGTGGATAACTGGTATTTCATGATTACATCCGTCGTGTTCCTGACCGTCGTTGGTGCATTTGTCACGGAGAAAATCGTGGAACCGAGACTCGGGACGTACAAAGGAAAAGTCGACAAAGTACTGGAAGAAGAAAGTCCATTAGAAGGGAAGGCGCTGCGCAACGCAACGCTTTCTGGACTGGCGTTTATCGTCTTGTTGGTGGTTTCCGTCGCCTGGCCGGATTCCCCGATGAGGAATGAAGATGGCGGACTCATCCCGTCTACCTTCTTATCAGGTATCATTCCAATCACTCTACTATTCTTCATCATTATCGGTGTCGCATACGGAGTGACAGTGAAGAAGATCCAATCGACAAGAGACATACCGAAGTATATGACGGAAGCCATGAAAGACATGGGCGGCTATATCGTCCTGATCTTTGCGGCAGCGCAATTCATTGCCTACTTTGATTGGACGAACCTTGGAACCTGGGTGGCCGTCAGCGGAGCGAACTTCCTTGAATCCATCCACATGACGGGGCTTGCCGGTATCATCGGGTTTGTCCTGTTGACGGCATTACTCAATCTATTAATCTTTAGCGGCTCGGCACAATGGGCATTGGAAGCCCCGATCTTCATCCCGATGTTTGCCACCCTTGGATATAATCCTGCGTTCGTTCAAGCGGCATACCGAATTGCCGATTCATCCACGAATATCATCACGCCGATGAACCCTTATATCATCGTGATTCTCGCCTTTATGAAGGAATACGATAAGAAAGCGGGGCTCGGAACCCTGATTTCCCTCATGCTGCCTTATACGATTGCCTTCTTATCGGTTTGGATCGTACTGCTTTTGGCGTTTGCGTTGTTGGGGATCCCATTTGGACCAGGGGTAGGGGTGTATTTGTAG
- a CDS encoding MetQ/NlpA family ABC transporter substrate-binding protein, which translates to MKKWILFVALAVTVSLLAACGGEEASSEDKKEVTIGATSGPYSDMVTKAIKPGLEEKGYTVEVKEFSDYIQPNNALAQGDLDANLFQHKIYMETFAKQHNMDLSEVIVVPTAPMGIYSQKFDSIKDIKEGSAIAIPNDPTNAARAFQILEDAKLITLKPDTDPLTVSEKDIDKNVKNLQFKPIEAAQLPRAVDSVDLSAVPGNYALAADMDLLDALQLEDMPDQYRNRVVMNTKDVDSQLAKDIKAVVEADQFEKTIDQDFKGFGKPEWME; encoded by the coding sequence GTGAAAAAGTGGATATTATTTGTAGCATTAGCGGTAACAGTAAGCTTACTGGCAGCATGCGGCGGAGAAGAGGCAAGCTCGGAAGATAAAAAAGAAGTGACCATTGGAGCGACATCCGGTCCATATAGTGATATGGTGACCAAAGCGATCAAGCCCGGTCTTGAAGAAAAAGGCTATACGGTGGAAGTGAAGGAATTCAGTGACTACATACAGCCAAACAACGCACTGGCACAGGGAGACCTGGATGCGAACCTGTTCCAGCACAAGATCTATATGGAAACCTTCGCGAAACAGCATAACATGGACCTATCCGAAGTCATTGTCGTACCGACGGCGCCGATGGGAATCTACTCACAGAAGTTTGATTCCATCAAGGACATCAAAGAAGGCAGTGCCATCGCGATTCCGAACGATCCGACGAACGCCGCACGTGCATTTCAAATCCTTGAGGACGCCAAGCTGATCACGTTAAAGCCGGACACGGATCCATTGACCGTATCCGAAAAAGACATTGATAAAAACGTGAAAAACCTGCAGTTCAAACCAATCGAAGCGGCACAGCTTCCAAGAGCTGTAGACAGTGTCGATCTATCGGCAGTTCCTGGGAACTATGCACTGGCAGCAGACATGGACCTTCTCGATGCCCTGCAGCTGGAGGACATGCCCGACCAATACCGCAACCGGGTAGTCATGAACACAAAAGACGTTGACTCACAACTCGCCAAAGACATCAAAGCCGTCGTCGAAGCAGACCAATTCGAAAAAACCATCGACCAAGACTTCAAAGGCTTCGGCAAACCCGAGTGGATGGAGTAG
- a CDS encoding SEC-C metal-binding domain-containing protein, with product MRFVESVEPYFLSEDPFVQRYAIEMLEGSYLVDGDTFLTGLKAHDRGQVSEYSSPILPYLMYMPLNEEGLTEVVNRLNSLSKKDADVLFYIQLIANADTDLLISYRDEVKPFLDEEQLKKIAKLPYLKDEELFMELDGVMHYLDTNEYDQVYFDHGKRIVHELVKKGEMKSWEVQIEEDELGGFNLVYTVYMAGEIRKESVIPQLVNLFKNEGAEDLLLEEVANALVKIGSDQVVREVEKVALYGNTYFYTLDVLGRIKSAEAEQALLRLFDQTDDLTAKTLIADYLCQQLSADSIPKIEALIEEGYDENMLCLEESLYVNCVMNGIDHPKLPQWKSLIEEVEKHSLDEQPLLVTQPVQTGDKIGRNDPCPCGSGKKYKKCCL from the coding sequence ATGCGTTTTGTTGAAAGTGTCGAGCCTTATTTTTTGAGTGAGGACCCGTTTGTGCAGAGATATGCGATTGAAATGTTGGAAGGTTCTTATTTGGTTGATGGTGATACATTTTTAACCGGGTTAAAGGCCCATGACCGTGGACAGGTTTCGGAATACTCTTCCCCTATACTTCCTTATTTAATGTACATGCCGTTGAATGAGGAAGGGCTGACGGAGGTAGTCAATCGGTTGAATAGCCTGAGTAAAAAGGATGCCGACGTACTCTTCTACATTCAATTAATAGCGAATGCCGATACAGATTTACTGATTTCATACAGAGATGAAGTAAAACCTTTTCTAGATGAAGAGCAACTGAAGAAAATCGCAAAGCTTCCGTATTTAAAAGATGAGGAATTATTCATGGAGCTTGATGGTGTTATGCATTACTTGGATACGAATGAGTATGACCAGGTGTATTTTGACCACGGGAAAAGGATCGTCCACGAGCTGGTTAAGAAAGGGGAAATGAAAAGCTGGGAGGTACAGATTGAGGAAGATGAGCTAGGCGGCTTCAATCTAGTATACACAGTATATATGGCTGGGGAAATCCGCAAAGAGAGCGTGATCCCACAGTTGGTGAACCTCTTCAAGAACGAGGGAGCAGAAGATTTGTTGTTGGAGGAAGTGGCCAATGCCCTGGTGAAGATAGGGTCAGATCAGGTGGTACGCGAGGTTGAAAAAGTAGCTCTCTATGGGAACACCTATTTCTATACACTGGATGTATTAGGCAGAATAAAGAGCGCTGAGGCGGAACAAGCACTGTTACGATTATTTGATCAAACAGATGACCTTACCGCTAAAACACTGATAGCGGATTATTTATGTCAGCAGCTATCAGCGGACTCGATTCCCAAAATCGAAGCACTCATCGAAGAAGGCTATGATGAGAATATGCTTTGTCTGGAAGAATCCCTTTACGTCAACTGCGTCATGAACGGAATCGATCATCCGAAACTTCCACAGTGGAAAAGTCTCATCGAAGAAGTGGAAAAGCATTCATTGGATGAACAACCACTACTCGTTACACAACCCGTCCAAACAGGCGACAAAATCGGACGCAACGACCCCTGCCCGTGCGGAAGCGGGAAGAAATATAAGAAGTGCTGCCTATAA
- a CDS encoding methionine ABC transporter permease, producing the protein MLPDSLTSILPELNKAFFETVYMVGISLAVAIIVGLPLGILLFVTDKGLFLQNSVIKKVVGFVVNMVRSVPFIILLVALLPLTKLLTGTTIGPTAASVSLSVAGIPFFARMVETSLREIDKGVIEASVSVGASPWMIIKDVLLPEARPAVIQAITITTISLVAYSAMAGIVGGGGVGDLAIRFGYYRYDNTVMITTVVILICLVQLIQYTGDIFARLVDKR; encoded by the coding sequence ATGTTGCCTGATTCATTGACTTCTATATTGCCAGAATTGAATAAAGCCTTTTTTGAAACGGTGTATATGGTGGGGATCTCATTAGCCGTAGCGATTATAGTGGGATTGCCGCTGGGGATTCTGCTTTTCGTAACAGACAAGGGCTTATTTTTACAAAATAGTGTGATTAAAAAAGTGGTAGGATTCGTCGTGAATATGGTCCGCTCGGTTCCTTTCATTATTCTATTAGTGGCCCTTTTACCATTAACCAAACTATTGACCGGGACGACGATCGGACCGACGGCGGCATCGGTATCACTCTCGGTTGCGGGTATTCCGTTTTTTGCGAGAATGGTAGAAACGTCCCTCAGGGAGATTGATAAAGGGGTCATCGAAGCCTCGGTTTCAGTCGGGGCCAGTCCTTGGATGATCATCAAGGACGTGCTGTTACCGGAAGCGCGGCCGGCCGTCATTCAGGCGATCACGATTACAACGATCAGTTTAGTCGCCTATTCCGCCATGGCCGGCATCGTCGGCGGAGGCGGAGTCGGGGACCTGGCGATTCGCTTCGGGTACTACCGTTATGACAACACGGTGATGATCACGACCGTGGTCATTCTGATTTGTCTGGTTCAGCTCATCCAATACACGGGTGATATATTTGCACGATTAGTCGATAAACGATAA
- a CDS encoding M20 family metallo-hydrolase, which produces MKEWLDTTIKALNLVDSMNQPDGFTRLGYSEEELEAMNVFRNVAESLGLTVRRDQAGNLFARWDGETDHVVMTGSHLDTVENGGGYDGAAGILCSLGAVKTLKDHGFSPHHSIEVVCFASEESARFGVSTIGSKSVAGILDKTIEKVTDRHGTSVKEAVESTILNWSTVQHAERSQDDILSFIELHIEQGTQIEDHGARFGIVRGVACPIRLKVKVEGMAGHTGTTPMGKRTDALVAIAPLISFVSEKAEEFSRQSPKPLVATVSTLNVKPDVMNVIPGYVEAGIDIRSVDDDLKRLMSDKIIEKCRSLENDFNVTIKVETLVDNPSILLDGELTARVKGAGESLGYPSHEMDSGAGHDVMNMAAKWPSALVFIPCEKGISHHPMEHSTLKDLSMGVEILAEVLKQEAGE; this is translated from the coding sequence TTGAAAGAATGGCTTGATACTACAATAAAGGCGTTGAACCTTGTTGATTCGATGAATCAGCCGGACGGATTTACAAGGTTAGGATATTCAGAGGAAGAATTGGAAGCCATGAACGTATTCCGAAACGTGGCAGAAAGCTTAGGATTAACTGTCCGGAGAGACCAGGCAGGAAACCTATTTGCCAGATGGGATGGGGAGACGGATCACGTCGTTATGACGGGATCTCATCTCGACACGGTTGAGAATGGAGGAGGGTACGACGGGGCAGCAGGTATCCTCTGCAGTTTGGGTGCCGTAAAAACCCTGAAAGATCATGGGTTCAGTCCGCACCATAGCATAGAAGTGGTCTGCTTTGCCTCGGAAGAATCAGCCCGTTTCGGTGTGTCCACCATTGGAAGTAAGAGCGTCGCGGGAATTCTTGATAAAACCATTGAAAAAGTAACGGACCGCCATGGTACTTCGGTTAAAGAAGCGGTAGAATCCACTATCCTGAACTGGTCAACGGTCCAACATGCCGAACGATCCCAAGACGACATCCTTTCTTTCATCGAGCTCCATATCGAACAAGGTACCCAAATCGAAGACCATGGAGCACGATTCGGAATCGTCAGGGGCGTCGCCTGCCCGATCCGCTTGAAGGTGAAAGTGGAAGGAATGGCGGGGCACACGGGAACGACCCCGATGGGAAAACGGACTGACGCCCTTGTGGCGATCGCTCCCCTTATTTCATTCGTTTCCGAGAAGGCGGAGGAGTTCTCCCGTCAATCCCCGAAACCACTTGTGGCAACCGTCAGCACCCTGAACGTAAAGCCGGATGTCATGAACGTCATCCCCGGTTACGTGGAAGCGGGCATCGATATCCGCTCCGTCGACGATGACCTGAAGAGATTGATGAGTGATAAAATAATCGAAAAATGCCGAAGCTTAGAGAATGACTTTAATGTTACAATCAAAGTGGAAACTCTTGTAGATAATCCTTCCATTCTATTGGATGGAGAGCTGACAGCGAGGGTAAAGGGAGCCGGGGAAAGCCTCGGGTACCCATCCCATGAAATGGACAGCGGGGCAGGGCATGATGTCATGAATATGGCAGCGAAATGGCCATCCGCTTTGGTCTTCATTCCTTGTGAAAAGGGGATCAGCCACCATCCGATGGAGCATAGCACGCTTAAGGACCTATCTATGGGAGTCGAGATTCTAGCTGAAGTATTGAAGCAAGAAGCAGGTGAATAA
- a CDS encoding M20 metallopeptidase family protein, with translation MDIKQLVQSLENEVIALRRHLHQHPEVSGEEFETSKTIQQKLSEAGIPYQTGFAKTGVLGIIKGEKPGGTVALRADIDALPIQEENDLPYTSSVPDKMHACGHDAHAAMLIGTGKVLNQLKSDIKGTVLLVFQPAEENAPIGGSQQMMEDGVFDEFTPDVIFGQHVWPDLPEGEVGVLQNEIMGASDRFKITVKGSGGHASMPHQTNDAIIIANNLITQLQTIVSRNTDPIDSAVVTIGKIEGGYRYNVIADSVTLEGTIRTFKPEVKEMVKSRFYSIIEGVGKSFDAHMTIDYLDGYPATVNSPEWAEEVRNAAQKVLGENGTPTVSPSLGGEDFSRFLQKYPGAFYWLGTSVKETEPQYPLHDPRFKLNEHALNKGVEVMVQLTLDALGRLEKEVTSA, from the coding sequence ATGGATATAAAACAGCTTGTTCAATCATTAGAGAATGAAGTCATTGCCTTGCGGCGACATCTTCACCAGCATCCGGAAGTGAGTGGCGAGGAATTCGAAACGTCCAAGACGATTCAACAGAAGCTTTCGGAAGCTGGCATCCCTTATCAAACAGGCTTTGCCAAGACCGGAGTACTGGGAATCATCAAAGGGGAAAAGCCTGGAGGGACGGTAGCGCTCAGAGCGGACATCGATGCCCTGCCGATCCAGGAAGAAAACGACCTTCCATACACATCATCCGTCCCCGATAAAATGCATGCCTGCGGCCACGATGCCCATGCGGCAATGCTTATCGGGACAGGGAAAGTCCTCAATCAGTTGAAGTCGGACATAAAGGGAACGGTCCTCCTGGTCTTTCAACCTGCTGAAGAGAATGCCCCGATAGGAGGTTCCCAACAAATGATGGAGGATGGGGTCTTCGACGAATTCACGCCTGACGTCATTTTTGGACAACATGTATGGCCGGATCTGCCTGAAGGGGAGGTCGGGGTGTTGCAAAACGAAATCATGGGTGCTTCAGACCGCTTCAAGATCACCGTCAAAGGTTCAGGCGGACATGCCAGCATGCCTCACCAAACCAATGATGCGATCATCATCGCCAATAACCTCATCACCCAGCTCCAGACCATCGTTAGCCGAAATACCGATCCCATTGATTCCGCGGTTGTCACCATCGGTAAAATCGAAGGTGGATACCGCTATAATGTCATCGCGGATAGCGTGACCCTGGAAGGAACGATCCGAACGTTCAAACCGGAAGTGAAAGAAATGGTGAAGAGCCGCTTTTATTCCATCATAGAAGGAGTCGGAAAAAGCTTTGATGCACACATGACCATTGACTATTTGGATGGATATCCGGCAACGGTCAACTCCCCGGAATGGGCTGAGGAAGTAAGGAATGCTGCTCAGAAGGTGCTTGGGGAAAACGGAACACCAACCGTATCGCCATCCCTTGGAGGGGAGGATTTCTCCCGGTTCCTTCAGAAATATCCCGGAGCCTTCTACTGGCTAGGAACGTCAGTGAAAGAGACGGAACCTCAATATCCCCTCCATGACCCCCGTTTTAAATTGAATGAACACGCGTTAAACAAAGGGGTGGAAGTAATGGTTCAGCTTACGTTGGATGCCTTGGGAAGACTGGAAAAAGAGGTGACCAGCGCATGA